A region of the Spirochaeta isovalerica genome:
TATTTTCCCTTATCAAGCATAATCAGCGTTATATCTATTCGTCTCTTTATCTGGAAGGAGCTTATATCTCTTATAAAAAACGGACTGACCTTCGTCGGTTCCTTTCTTCGGGAAAACATAAATTCCGCCGATGGATCAATACGCCCCAGCATCTGGCTGCGGAAAAGCTCTTTAAAAGTTTCAGAGATAAGGTGGGCGGCCGACTCCGCGTTGCCGTCTGCGGCGCCGGGTCTCTCCCCCTCTACCTCGATGAGCTGTTCAATTCCATCGGCATACCTATCGTAAATGCCTACGGGATGACAGAGACGGCTCCCGGACTGTTGTCCAGGGAGATTCACAGAAATACTTACGGATCGACGGGCATCCCCTTCGCCAATACGGAAATAAAGCTGTTGAAAGAGGACGGATCGGTTCCCGAGGTCGGTGAGAAGGGGATCCTTTATGCCAGAGGACCCCAGGTTATGCAAGGCTATTACAAAAATCCTGCGGCTACCGAAGCTGTCCTGGATTCCGAGGGCTGGATGAACACCGGTGATATCGCCGTTCAGTCTGAAAACGGTGAATATGTCATCGTCGGCCGGTTCAAGGACACAATCGTGCTGTCCGGGGGAGAAAACGTCGAGCCGGAAAATATTGAATCGAAGATGAAAGAAAGCGCCTATATCGATCACGCCGTAGTTCTGGGACAGGACAGGAAACAGCTGACAGCGCTGGTGGCTATGAATGAAGAGGAGCTGATGAATCTGGCGGCCCGTCTTAAGCTCAGGGAAGGGGATTATCTGGTTTCCGATGAACAGGCCATAGAGAACCCCCATATTCTCGATCATGTAAAGAAAGAGATAGACCGGCTTATTTCAAAAGAACAGGGTTTTAAAGCTTTCGAAAAAATCTCTAAAGTCCTTCTTGTCCGCAATAGCTTCACGATCGGCAGGGAGCTGACTCAGAGTTTGAAAGTGAAACGGAAATATGTCGAGGAAAAATATCAGAACCTTATTCATAAACTGCATATTGACGTAGGTAGAAAACGTAAAAAGTAAGCTTGCAAATTACGGCAGTCAAAATACTTGACGTTTTTTTAGTCTCTTTAGTATTTTATTGACATCAATTAGACAACAGAGGAAACGATGGCCAAGAAAGAAGAAATGGCACCGGAAGAGTCCGTACAGGATCAGAACGCGAATATTGATGAGGAATCTTCCAATGTGGAACAGGTCGTTCCCGAAGAAAAGGCTTCTGCGGAAGAGGAATCATCAGAAGAAGAGAACAAAGAGCTCACAGATGAAGACAGAATTGTTCTGCTTGAAGCTGAAATAGAGAAACTGAAAGAGGAGAACAGTTCTCTTAAGGATCAGTATCTCAGAAAACACGCCGATTTTGAAAATTTCAGACGGCGGATGAACAAAGAAAAGCAGGATTCCATCAAATACGGGAATTCCGGGCTTCTCAAAGACCTGATCGAAGTGATCGATAATTTCGAGAGAGCGATTAAAACCTCTGCAGAGTCCGATGATCTGGCTTCTTTCCGGGAGGGAATCGCCATGATCGAGCAGCACTTCACCTCCATGCTCAGCAGCAAGTGGGGTCTTGAGAAAATTGAGGCTGTCGGACAGGAGTTCGATGCCAATCTTCACGAAGCTCTTATGATGGAAGACTCGGAAGATGTTGAAGTTACCACGGTCGTTGAAGATTTTCAGACCGGGTACAAACTGCATGACAGGATTTTAAGGCCGACTAAAGTTAAGGTCGCCAAACCTGCTGCAAAAGACGCCACATAAGTGATCTTCGGCGCAGCGCCGATTTTCTGTTTATGAGACGCCTTTAGAAAAGAAAAAAAGAATTCATTATTTGGGGATTATTTAAGGAGTAATTAAAATGGGACGTATTATTGGTATTGACCTGGGAACCACAAACTCTTGTGTAGCGGTCATGGAAGGCGGAGAAGCCGTTGTTATCCAGAATGAAGAGGGACAGAGAACTACCCCCTCGATGGTTGCTTTTACAGATAAAGACGAGAGACTGGTTGGTCAGCCCGCCAAGAACCAGATGGTAACCAACCCTGAAAACACAATTTATTCAATCAAAAGATTTATGGGGAGACAGTTCAAAGAGGTCGGTGAAGAACTCGGAATGATCCCTTACCACGCTACGGAAGGCCCCAATGGCGATGTTCGCGTCGATATTAAAGGGAAGCATCAGTCTCCTCCCGAAATATCTGCGGCTATTCTGCAGAAAATGAAAAAAACAGCCGAAGACTACCTCGGAGAAACCATTACCGAAGCGGTTATCACGGTTCCCGCTTATTTTAATGACTCTCAGAGACAGGCTACGAAAGATGCCGGTAAAATCGCCGGACTCGATGTAAAGAGAATCGTTAACGAGCCGACAGCAGCGGCGCTTTCCTACGGTTTCGGAAAAGAGAATAAGGAAGAGAAAATCGCCGTATACGACCTCGGAGGCGGTACGTTCGATATTTCCATTCTCGATCTCGGAGATGGTGTTTTCGAAGTAAGGTCTACCAATGGTGACACTCACCTCGGTGGAGACAACTTCGACCAGAAGATCATTGACTGGCTTGTCAGCAACTTCAAAAAAGATCAGGGAATCGACCTTTCCAAAGACAGAATGGCTCTCCAGAGACTGAAAGAAGCGGCTGAGAAGGCGAAGAAAGAGCTTTCTTCCACTCAGGCGACTGATATCAATCTGCCTTTTATCACGGCAGATGCTTCCGGTCCCAAACACCTTCAGTACAACCTCACCAGATCGGCCTTTGAGCAGATGACTGAGGATCTCGTCGAGAGAACAAGAATCCCCTGTGAAAAAGCTCTGAAAGATGCGGGATACAATCCTTCCGATATCGATCAGGTTATTCTTGTCGGAGGTTCCACGAGAATCCCCGCCGTACAGAAAATCGTTAAAGAAATTTTCGGAAAAGATCCCCATAAAGGTGTTAACCCCGATGAGGTTGTTGCAATGGGTGCCGCCATTCAGGGTGGTGTCCTCGGCGGAGATGTTAACGACATCCTCCTTCTCGACGTAACGCCTCTTTCTCTGGGAATCGAAACACTCGGCGGTGTCAGCACGAAACTGATCGAGAGAAATACGACCATTCCTACAAAGAAAAGCCAGATTTTCTCTACGGCGGCTGACAATCAGAATGCCGTTTCTATCCATGTCCTTCAAGGTGAAAGAGAAATGGCTGCGGCCAACAGAACTCTCGGACGCTTTGACCTGACAGACATTCCTCCCGCGCCGAGAGGCGTTCCCCAGATCGAGGTAACTTTCGATATCGATGCAAACGGTATTGTTCATGTTTCCGCCAAGGACCTGGGTACGGGAAAAGAGCAGAAAATCAGAATCGAGTCTTCTTCCGGACTCAGCGAAGAGGAAATCGACAAGATGGTGAGAGATGCCGAGGCCAATGCCGAAGCGGATAAGGCTCAGAAGGAAGCTATCGAGGCGAGAAATAACGCTGATAACCTGATCTACTCAACAGAAAAATCTCTGAAAGATTTCGGAGATAAGGTTTCCGAAGAAGATAAATCTAAAATCGAATCGGCCAAAGAGGATCTGAAAAAAGCTCTTGAAACAAATGATGCGGCTCAGATCAAAGAGAAAACCGAAGCGCTGGCTCAGGCTTCTCATAAACTGGCTGAAGAGATGTACAAAGCCCAGGCGGCTGAAGCGGGAGCTCAGGGAGCACCGGGAGCTGACCCGGGAGCACAGGCCGGAGAAAACCAGAAATCTGATGAAAACGCGGAAGACGCGGATTTTGAAGTCGTAGATTAAAAGGTAAGTTTTAACAGTGGCAAAACGCGATTATTATGAAGTTCTCGGAATTGAGAAAGGAGCTTCGCCGGAGGAAATCAAAAAAGCTTACAGGAAACTGGCTGTAAAATACCATCCCGACAGGAATCAGAATAATCCTGAAGCGGAGGCCAAGTTCAAGGAAGCTACGGAGTCCTATGAAGTTCTTTCCGATCCCCAGAAGAAGCAGGCTTACGACCAGTACGGTTTTGCCGGTGTGGACGGAATGGGCGGTCCCAGCTTTAACGCTTCCGCCTTTTCCGGATTCGAAGACATTTTCGGAGGAGATTTCTCCTCCATCTTCGATTCCTTCTTCGGAGGCGGCGGAAGGCGCGGCGGCGGCAGAAGAGGCGGTCCCGCAAGAGGTTCCGATCTGCGCTATGATATGGAGATCGATTTCCGTGATGCCGTATTCGGTACGGAACGGGAGATCGAGTTCGCTCATCATGCTCACTGTAAGAGCTGTGGCGGAAGCGGGGCCAAAGAAGGTTCCGGCAAAAAGACATGTACCATGTGCGGTGGGGCCGGACAGGTCCGGCGTTCATCGGGATTTTTCTCTATTGCCCAGCCCTGTCCCACTTGTAATGGAGAAGGGGTTATCATTGAGAATCCCTGTCCCTCATGCCGTGGTAAGGGCATAACAAGGGAAACCAGAAAACTGAAGGTAAAAGTCCCCGCCGGCATAGCTCCCGGTAAAAGGATCCGCCTCGGCGGTCAGGGAGATGCGGGACCTCAGGGAGGATCGGCAGGAGATCTCTATGTTGTAATCCATGTGAGAGAACATGAGTATTTCGAAAGAAGCGATAACGATCTTTACTGCGTTATACCCGTAACGTTCACACAGCTGGCTCTTGGAGCTGAAGTCTTTGTTAAGACTCTGGATAACAAGAAGATCAAGATCAAGATCGCCGCCGGTACGGATAACGGCAAGATGCTCAGAATCAAGAACGAAGGCGTCCCCTTCCTTCATGGAAACGGACGACGAGGCGACATGTATGTGAAGCTTCAGGTTCAGATTCCGAAGAAACTTAGCGGGAAAGAGAAGGATCTTCTCAAAGATTTTGCGGAGAAGCACGGCGAAGAAGAACAGCCCACGCCTATCAGGTTGAGAGATCTTTAAATGAATTTCTGATCTATTAAAATAACCGTCCGGAGAAACACCGGGCGGTTTTTTGTTTATAAGTCCACATTAATCATATAATTAGTGTAATAAGGACTTACTATGGAAATGGATGATCTGAAACAAAAACTCGCCGATATGGAATTCTCCTATATTTACGAAATGAAAACTCTTAATTTCCTCCTTGATGAAAAAGACAAAAATACGGTCATGCTCAATGAGATTGTCGATGCCGGCTTCCGGGAGATGCGGATGGCTCTCGATGAGCTGAAATCCGGCGTGAACCAGATTCTTGTAGCGATTCAGCAGATTGCCGTATCGGTGAGCGAACTGGTCGACTCCATAAATTTCCAGAGACAATCAGTGAAAAGGCTGTTGGAGCATAATGAAAAAGTTTCGGAAAGCAGTCGTCTCAGCAAAGATGAACAGCAGAATCTCAGCGGTGAGATCCTCCTGCTCCAGAAAAACTCATCAGTTATTATCGAGATGATCAATAACATTGACGATATCGCCGAGAGACTCGGAATCCTCAGCATCAACGGTGCCATCCAGGCAGCCAGAAGCGGCGAATTCGGTAAAGGCTTTGCCGTGGTGACGACGGAAATGCGCAAATTGTCGGAAAGTGTTATTGAAAATACCGCCAACCAGAAAAAAACGGCTGAAGGGATAATTTCTCTGATTAACCAGTCCGGGAAGAGCCAGAGAGTTGTTTCCGAAAGAACTGATGATGTTCTCGCGGCTGTGGAATCCGTGGCCTTGAATGTAGAGGAAATCAATTCCCAGATAGACCGGGTCGCAGAAAACTCCGAAGAGCTGTCGGCCACGGTTCAGGAGTTTTCCGCAACGATAGAACAGATTTCCAGGAATGTCGACAGTATTCACGGCATGATGGATTCCATCTTCCAGAACTATATAAAGGAAATGAATCTGAGCAATATCATAAGCGATACTTCCCGGAAAATGAAAGAAATATCAGCCGGGGAGACATCGATGGAAACTGCCTCCATGAAGCATATGAAATACATATATGACAGAATGACAGACGTAGAGGGAAACAGATATCTGGCTATGTGCCGAGTCTTTGTCGCCCTGCCTTTCGATGAGCTGCCTTCTTCCTACAGAGAGAACATCAATAATGAGCCGGGGTATGAGAGTTCCAGATATCTGTGCCTTGTCGGTACGGCCGGTGAGGATAAGTTGTGGAACCGCATTGAAGATTCGGAGGGACATAAGATTATCCGGCTTCCGGAGAGTAAGAGAGAACTTTCAGCCATGCCCATGCTGGATAAAGTATTCTCTTCTCTGGGTATGGACTACTCGAAAATTGTGAACCCTTCGAAAATGGATGCCGGCAATCTCATCGAGGGATATTACCTGGAAGAAGATGCTCCGGGCTCCCCTTATATTCCCGATAAGAAATTCCTGAGAGATTTCGGAATAAAGAGCCAGTTGAGTATCGGCGGCGTTCTTCCTTCCGGGATTGTCTTTACCTGCTTTCTTTTTTTCAAGGAAGATGTAAAGGTTCGAGATGCGGAAACAATCAAAATCCTGGCTCAGGTTATGCAGCTGTGCTATAAGCCCTTCGATCAGGTGGGCCAGTATTGGAATAAGCGATAATCTTCAATATATATAAAAAATTATATTATATGTGTATCCACTATCATCATGTTACAATTGAGATGATTTCAGGGAGGTACTCATGTCCGAAGTGAATCTGGATGGGGTTCGTAATATTCTTGGCCGAATTGATTTGTCTGAAAAACTGACTAATGGCAAAGTCAGACCCGATTATCTTATACCGCTTCTGCAGGATATTCAGGATGAATACGGCTATCTTCCCCGCCCGGCTCTTGAGCTTATAAGCCGTGAAGGCGGGATTCCCCTCAGCCGTATATTCGGTGTCGTTACATTTTATGAGCAGTTTTATCTCGAACCGAGAGGAAAACACATGGTTAAGTGCTGTCGCGGAACAGCCTGCCATGTTAAAAATGGTGCGAAAATCGCCTCGGCCATAAGCAAAGAGCTTGGTATCGAAGAAGGAGGCACGTCAGCTGACGGGCTGTTCACTTTTGAAACTGTTGCCTGCCTGGGGACCTGTTTCCTCGCTCCCGTAATGATGATAGACGATTCCTATTACGGGAATCTTGAAGAAAGCGATGTCAGAACAATTCTGGAACGCTACCGGGAAGGGGGAGTGAAATGACAGGAAGGGAACTGGAAAAACTCCGGAATGAAAATCTGGAACTGAAAAAGAAAACCGAAAAAAAGGTCTATATATGCACAACCGGATGCCGGGCTTCCGGATCACTCGATCTGGTCGATGAGTTTGAAAAAATCCGGAAGGAAAAAGGATTGGATGATTTCTTTGAGATCGTCCGGGCCGGTTGCCTCGGGCAGTGTTCAAAATCTCCTCTGATCCGTATGGAACCGGAAGGCTATTACTACGGCGGTGTTAAAAGGGAAGATGTGGCGGAAATCGTAGAAAAGACCGTTCTCAACGGTGAGCCGGTAAAACGGCTGATTCCGGGAGAAGGATTTTTTGCCCATCAGAAAAAAGAAGTCCTCTCAACCTGCGGCACTGTTGATCCCCGTAGTCTGGAGGACGCTGTTTCCAGGGGAGCCTATAAACAGGCAGCCAGGATGCTGGAGGAGATGAGTCCTCAGCAGGTTATCGATCAGGTTCTCGGATCGGGGCTTCGGGGACGGGGGGGGGCCGGTTTTCCCACCGGTCGGAAGTGGCAGTTCTGTCATGATTCACCCGGTGATGAAAAATACCTTATCTGCAATGCCGACGAGGGCGACCCCGGAGCTTTTATGGACAGAGCCCTTCTTGAAGGAAGCCCCCACCAGTTGATCGAAGGGATGATCATCGCCGCCTATGCGATCGGCGCTAACACGGGCTTTGTCTATGTCCGGGCGGAATACCCCATCGCTGTGGAGCATATCACTCTGGCGGTCAAACAGGCCGAAGAGAGGGGTTTTCTCGGTGAGAAAATCTTCGGTTCCGATTTTAATTTTAAAATGATTATCCGGAAAGGGGCCGGGGCCTTTGTCTGCGGTGAAGAGACCGCTCTTATCGCTTCGCTGGAAGGAAAGAGAGGAATGCCCCGTCCCAGGCCGCCTTTTCCAGCTGTGAGCGGCTATATGGGCAAACCCACCAATATCAACAATGTGGAAACTCTTGCCAATATTCCCCTTATTCTGGAAAAGACCGGTGAGGGGTACAGCGAGACGGGCACGGAAAACAGCAAGGGAACGAAGATTTTCGCGCTGGCCGGCGATGTGAACAATACGGGTCTTGTGGAAGTCCCCATGGGCATATCGCTTCGGGAGATCATTTTCGATATCGGGGAGGGTATTCCCAAGGGGCGTCAGTTCAAGGCGGCCCAGCTGGGTGGTCCTTCGGGAGGATGTGTCCCCGGGGAGTTTCTCGATCTGCCTATAGATTATGAATCGCTCAAACAGGTCGGTGCCATTATGGGGTCCGGCGGTCTGATCGTCATGGATGATAAGAGCTGCATGGTCGATATGGCCCGTTATTTCCTGGAGTTTATACAGAAAGAATCCTGCGGGAAGTGCGTGCCCTGCCGCGTGGGGTCACGCCATATGCTGGATATCCTGGAGAGAATCTGTCATGGAAAGGGAGAGGAGGGCGATATCGAAAAGCTCGAGGAGCTGGCCGAAACGGTTAAGACATCATCTCTCTGCGCCCTGGGACAGACGGCGCCCAATCCCGTTCTGACGACTCTCCGCTATTTCAGGCATGAGTATGAAGAGCATATCCATGATAAGACATGCCGCGCCGGGGTCTGTACCGATCTGGTTTCCTATTGTATCGATGAGGAAAAATGTGTGGGATGCGGCGTCTGTTTGAAAAACTGTCCTGTCGACGCCATTTCCGGTGAGAAGAAAAAGGCTCATATCATCGATCATGCGATCTGTATCAGCTGCGGCATGTGCGTCGATGTCTGCAAGTTCGATGCGGCGGCAGTGTGCTGAGGAGGGGTTTGTGAATAGTGTAAATATCAGAATAAACGGAAAAGATATAATATGCCCGGAAGGCGCCAATGTTATGCATGTCGCCATCGAAAAGGGCTTCGATATTCCCAATCTCTGCTACGATCAGCGGTTGAGTCCCACCGGCGCCTGCCGGCTCTGCATCGTTGAGATGGAAGGACGTCCCGGCGTTCACACCTCCTGTACGATGAAGGCTGCTGAGGGACTCTCCATAACCACCGAATCGGAAAAACTCAGCGCCTTGAGAAAGTCGACGCTGGAACTGATCTTCAGCGAGCATAAAGCGACCTGCACATCCTGCGACCGGGAGGGAGCCTGTTCTCTTCAGGATTATGCCTACCGGTACGGGGCGGCGGAGGATCGTTTCCCCTCCATTGTGAAAGGCGGTCTTTCGGATAACTACACCGAAGGCGGAATCGCCATCGGATACGATGTGGAAAAATGCATCCGCTGTATGCGCTGCGTGAAAATCTGCGACGAGGTTCAGGGCGCCGAGGCTATCACACTTGAAGGGCGTTCCGGGAATGTGGTCGTCAATACACCTTTCAGCATGCTTCTGACCGATTCAAGCTGTGAAATGTGCGGCCAGTGTGTCGATACCTGTCCGACAGGAGCGCTCTACGCCAAAGCGGCCAAAGGCAAAGGACGGGTGAGAACCATGGAGAAAGTCCGGACCACCTGTCTTTATTGCGGTGTCGGTTGTCAGCTCGATCTGAATATCGGAGCTGACGGGAAACTGGTCAAGGTGACCAGCGAGCCGGGTGTCATTCCCAATGACGGGAATACCTGCGTCAAAGGGCGGTTCGGCTTCGATTTCATCCACCGGGACGAACGGCTGACTGTGCCGCTGATCCGCGAAGGAGAGGCTTTCCGCGAATCGACCTGGGATGAAGCTTTCGATCTGGTGGCCAGACGGTTTTCCGGGATAAAAGAAAAACACGGAAGCGAAGCTCTGGCCGGTCTGACATCAGCCAAATCGGGTAACGAAGATAATTATATTATGCAGAAGTTTGTCCGGACACAGTTCGGAAATAACAACATAGACCACTGCGCCCGCTTGTGCCACGCGTCTACAGTCGCGGGACTGGCCCGTGCCTTCGGCAGCGGGGCCATGACCAACAGCATCGATGAGTTTTCCGACACACCGCTTATTTTCGTGATCGGTTCCAATACGACAGAAAACCATCCCGTTATGGGAATCAAGATCCGCAAGGCCGTAGCAGAGGGGAAAACGAAATTGATCGTCGCCGATCCGCGGAAGATTTCCCTGACCGATATCGCCCATATACATCTGCAGCAGAAACCGGGCTCCGATGTGGCTCTGATCAACGCCATGATGTACACCATCATCGATGAAAAACTCCACGATAGGGATTTCATAAAATCGCGGACGGAAGATTATGAGCTGATGGAAGCGGCGGTCATGAAATGTCCTCCCGAGTTCGCCGAAAAGGTGAGCGGCGTGCCGGCGGAAGATATCCGCGCGGCGGCCCGTCTCTATGCGGCGGCTGAAAGCGCGTCAATCGTCTACTCCATGGGAATTACGCAACACACCACCGGCACGGATAACGTCCTGTCTCTGGCCAATATGGCCATGCTGACGGGAAATGTGGGTAAACCCTTCGCGGGAGTCAATCCGTTGAGAGGGCAGAACAATGTTCAGGGCGCCTGCGATATGGGCGGACTGCCCGATGTTTATCCGGGATATCAGAAAGTGCATCTGCCTGAATCAAAAGCCAAATTCGAGAAAGCCTGGGGAGTCTCACTCTCCGACAAGCCCGGTCTTACGGTCAACGAGATTATGCACGATGTGGGTTCCGGGAAGATTAAAGGGCTCTATGTATTCGGGGAAAACCCCGTTCTGAGCGATCCCGATACCAATGAAGTGGTCAAATCTCTGAAAAAGACCGATTTTCTCGTTGTGCAGGATATCTTCCTGACCGAAACGGCCGAACTGGCTGATGTGGTCCTTCCCGCCCGGTCCTTCGCCGAGCGCGACGGTACTTTTACAAACACGGAGCGCCGGGTCCAGGTGTACCGCGAAGCGGTTTTGGCTCCCGGTGAATCGAAACCCGACTGGGAGATCATCACCGGAGTGGCCAACAGGATGGGTGCGGACTGGAATTACAATTCAGCCTCGGAGATTATGGACGAGATTGCTTCTGTGACACCGATCTACGGCGGGATCAGTTATGAGCGGATTGCCGATGTGGGACTTCAGTGGCCCTGTCCTGATAAGGAGCACAAAGGAACAGCTGTCCTTCACCAGGGAAAATTCTCCCGGGGACTGGGAAAATTTCACCCGGTCGATTATCTGCCCCAGCAGGAACTGCCCGATGAGGAATATCCCCTGATTCTCACAACCGGTCGGATGCTCCAGCACTGGCATACAGGGACCATGACCAGAAAGAGCGAGGTGCTTCACGGAATCGTTCCGGAAGGTCATATCCAGATCAGTCCCGCCGATGCCGGCCGGCTCGGAATCGGTCCTGAAGATAAGGTAAAAGTGAGCACGAGGCGCGGCGAAATCGAGATTGCCGCCGATGTAACTGACCGGATGAAAGAGGGCGTTGTATTCCTCACTTTCCACTTCAAGGAAAGCCCGGCCAATGCTTTGACCATCGCCGCTCTGGACCCGATCGCCAAGATTCCTGAGTTCAAAGCCTGTGCGGTCAAAATTGAAAAGATATGAGAAAAAAAGGCGGCTCCCCGGAAAGAGGTAGCCGCCTTTTTTCATGCTTCGATAAAAGGTGCGAGAAGCTCGCTCTTGTGATCTTCATCGCTATGGACCCGACAGATCCCTTTTCTGCTTCTTTCGTATCGGAAAGGCTGATGAATCTTCTTACCGTCGATAAAGTATTGCCCCTGTATAATCAGCCGCATCTCATCACCTTTTCTGTAATAAGTTGAGGACGGGGTAAACTGAAACTCCATCTTTACAATTTCTCCGGGAGAGACAGGCTCCCTGATATCAAAGTCGTGGTCCGGTGAATAGGGAAGACTCGTCTTTTCATTGACTTTTCTCAGAGATGTTCGCAAGGCCGTTTTGGCGACCAGATCATTCGGGAAACCGTATACACCTTCAAATTCCACTTCTTTTCCTTTGTGGAATTTCCGGATTCCAGCATAAATCGTCGCATCGTCGCAGTCCTGGTAACTGGTGTAGAGAGTCAGTTTCATCGGTCCTGTTATCTCACAATCCCTGTCAAAACGGTAAATGTATTCCAGAGCTTCCTTTTTCAGACGGAATCTCCGGGCCTCTTCTGAAGCGGGGGAGCTTTTTGATAGGATGGATGTACCGTTATCCAGATTTAGAGTTTTCCAAGTTATGTCAGCAGGCGGCCACTGATCGACATAGCGGACCTCTTTGACCTGATCTCCAAATTCCCGGACTTCAAGTCGGATTTTATCCGGTCCATCCCCTTGCGAGGGTATCCCCTTCAGGAACCGGTTGAAGAATCTGGCCATATGAGCTGTGGCTTCGGTACAGTAATATTCGGTCCACTCTCCGTTGCGGTGTGTGTAGAGCCATTTTTCGGAGGATCCGCTTCTCTCATAAACCCGCTGGCTCCCTCTGCTATGGAACATCTGGCAGGAGAAACTGACGCAGTTGAGCATGGGAACTTTTATGTTTTCAAAGTCGGCAACATAGGATTTCCAGAAATCGTCGCGAAGAGGATGGGCTGCTGAAATCTCTCCCAGATCCTCTCCGAAGCCGAACATTTGAAGCCTTTTAAAGAGGAAAGGAGTAAAGCCGATTTCCCGGATTCCTCCGCAGTAAAACCAGTCTTTGTATAGATCCGAGACCCCCTCCCAGGGGCATATTGCTTTCAGGTGGGGCGGATTCATCGCTGCTGTTCTGTACTGGTTTATCGCCAGGTAGGACACGCCTAT
Encoded here:
- a CDS encoding AMP-dependent synthetase/ligase, which codes for MLNFRNIVEIPFRTAEDFPDRVSHKTRIGNSFIDKTYFQLSRDIRALGTAFAELGIGEGDHVSFFVCNRYEWIVCNFSVMLLSAVTVPRGSDTTVKEQHFIYQHSDSTFLIVENISQLNELTAVFTDEDRDRCRNFIVVDDGDPNEVDESLRSKIRFLEPLLEKGRALLEKGDDRTEEWLDQIDQERTVTIVYTSGTTGNPKGVMLNHRNFLQQVIANTERLQVDRDNQETTVIMLPSWHVFEMAFEYVGLYLGLMFVYSSPMRFASDLSRFKPHLIISVPRIWESIYQKIIKAIGEMSGLKKLIIFSLIKHNQRYIYSSLYLEGAYISYKKRTDLRRFLSSGKHKFRRWINTPQHLAAEKLFKSFRDKVGGRLRVAVCGAGSLPLYLDELFNSIGIPIVNAYGMTETAPGLLSREIHRNTYGSTGIPFANTEIKLLKEDGSVPEVGEKGILYARGPQVMQGYYKNPAATEAVLDSEGWMNTGDIAVQSENGEYVIVGRFKDTIVLSGGENVEPENIESKMKESAYIDHAVVLGQDRKQLTALVAMNEEELMNLAARLKLREGDYLVSDEQAIENPHILDHVKKEIDRLISKEQGFKAFEKISKVLLVRNSFTIGRELTQSLKVKRKYVEEKYQNLIHKLHIDVGRKRKK
- the dnaK gene encoding molecular chaperone DnaK, which encodes MGRIIGIDLGTTNSCVAVMEGGEAVVIQNEEGQRTTPSMVAFTDKDERLVGQPAKNQMVTNPENTIYSIKRFMGRQFKEVGEELGMIPYHATEGPNGDVRVDIKGKHQSPPEISAAILQKMKKTAEDYLGETITEAVITVPAYFNDSQRQATKDAGKIAGLDVKRIVNEPTAAALSYGFGKENKEEKIAVYDLGGGTFDISILDLGDGVFEVRSTNGDTHLGGDNFDQKIIDWLVSNFKKDQGIDLSKDRMALQRLKEAAEKAKKELSSTQATDINLPFITADASGPKHLQYNLTRSAFEQMTEDLVERTRIPCEKALKDAGYNPSDIDQVILVGGSTRIPAVQKIVKEIFGKDPHKGVNPDEVVAMGAAIQGGVLGGDVNDILLLDVTPLSLGIETLGGVSTKLIERNTTIPTKKSQIFSTAADNQNAVSIHVLQGEREMAAANRTLGRFDLTDIPPAPRGVPQIEVTFDIDANGIVHVSAKDLGTGKEQKIRIESSSGLSEEEIDKMVRDAEANAEADKAQKEAIEARNNADNLIYSTEKSLKDFGDKVSEEDKSKIESAKEDLKKALETNDAAQIKEKTEALAQASHKLAEEMYKAQAAEAGAQGAPGADPGAQAGENQKSDENAEDADFEVVD
- the grpE gene encoding nucleotide exchange factor GrpE, with the protein product MAKKEEMAPEESVQDQNANIDEESSNVEQVVPEEKASAEEESSEEENKELTDEDRIVLLEAEIEKLKEENSSLKDQYLRKHADFENFRRRMNKEKQDSIKYGNSGLLKDLIEVIDNFERAIKTSAESDDLASFREGIAMIEQHFTSMLSSKWGLEKIEAVGQEFDANLHEALMMEDSEDVEVTTVVEDFQTGYKLHDRILRPTKVKVAKPAAKDAT
- the nuoE gene encoding NADH-quinone oxidoreductase subunit NuoE, with the translated sequence MSEVNLDGVRNILGRIDLSEKLTNGKVRPDYLIPLLQDIQDEYGYLPRPALELISREGGIPLSRIFGVVTFYEQFYLEPRGKHMVKCCRGTACHVKNGAKIASAISKELGIEEGGTSADGLFTFETVACLGTCFLAPVMMIDDSYYGNLEESDVRTILERYREGGVK
- the dnaJ gene encoding molecular chaperone DnaJ, whose amino-acid sequence is MAKRDYYEVLGIEKGASPEEIKKAYRKLAVKYHPDRNQNNPEAEAKFKEATESYEVLSDPQKKQAYDQYGFAGVDGMGGPSFNASAFSGFEDIFGGDFSSIFDSFFGGGGRRGGGRRGGPARGSDLRYDMEIDFRDAVFGTEREIEFAHHAHCKSCGGSGAKEGSGKKTCTMCGGAGQVRRSSGFFSIAQPCPTCNGEGVIIENPCPSCRGKGITRETRKLKVKVPAGIAPGKRIRLGGQGDAGPQGGSAGDLYVVIHVREHEYFERSDNDLYCVIPVTFTQLALGAEVFVKTLDNKKIKIKIAAGTDNGKMLRIKNEGVPFLHGNGRRGDMYVKLQVQIPKKLSGKEKDLLKDFAEKHGEEEQPTPIRLRDL
- a CDS encoding methyl-accepting chemotaxis protein — protein: MEMDDLKQKLADMEFSYIYEMKTLNFLLDEKDKNTVMLNEIVDAGFREMRMALDELKSGVNQILVAIQQIAVSVSELVDSINFQRQSVKRLLEHNEKVSESSRLSKDEQQNLSGEILLLQKNSSVIIEMINNIDDIAERLGILSINGAIQAARSGEFGKGFAVVTTEMRKLSESVIENTANQKKTAEGIISLINQSGKSQRVVSERTDDVLAAVESVALNVEEINSQIDRVAENSEELSATVQEFSATIEQISRNVDSIHGMMDSIFQNYIKEMNLSNIISDTSRKMKEISAGETSMETASMKHMKYIYDRMTDVEGNRYLAMCRVFVALPFDELPSSYRENINNEPGYESSRYLCLVGTAGEDKLWNRIEDSEGHKIIRLPESKRELSAMPMLDKVFSSLGMDYSKIVNPSKMDAGNLIEGYYLEEDAPGSPYIPDKKFLRDFGIKSQLSIGGVLPSGIVFTCFLFFKEDVKVRDAETIKILAQVMQLCYKPFDQVGQYWNKR